The region GggtaacttaaaaaaaaaaacaggggtcCCCGTGTAATTTCAGCCAACCAAAAAgattaggagaaaaaaaaaaaaacccgcgTGATGGAGTTCGTTGAACCAGACAAACAAAAAGTGTTTGTGGAGCCTGTAAGTGCTTCCAGCGAAGAAGATATTTTTCATCTCTCTCTTACTCTTTCTgtcttctaatattttttataacctCTGAAATTCTCTCTCCctctatcatcatcatcatcatccactTTGTTGCATCCGCTCCGCTACAAAAAGCGCCCGCGCCCAATCCCCGCTCCCTGCTCCCTTCACTTTCCTCGACCCTTTCACTTTCATTTCAATTCTCTCCACTCACCTCCCTTGACCCTCAGATCGAACAATCCCATCTTCTCCTATTCTAATCTCAATTTGGTACGCGCCTCCTCTTTGCATCCTTGGGAAAACCGATTTGACTGCATTTCAGTTTCTGTTTTCATGCTACTGTTCTCTACTTTCTCTTGTTAATTAACtcgcatttatttttattgaagtcCTTGCATTCCTTCCTTCGAAGTCTTAGATCGGTTACCAATCTTGAAACCTGAAGTTTACATTCATTATTATATATTCCCTGATCTATTGTGCTTCTTTTGAAagtttaatctttattttccaTGAGTCTTGACTGATTCTCATTATTCTGCAAAGGTTCAATCTTTTATATCCATTGATTTGATACTTAGTTGATCTGTGGGTCTGTAGACTGGCAGGTGATCCGAGACAGGTAAACAGTACACAGTCATCAGATCTAAAGGGTATAATACATATCGCTCGAAACGATGTCGTTTACTGGTACCCAACAGAAATGCAAGGCTTGTGAGAAGACCGTGTATCCCATGGAACTTCTATCAGCAGATGGGGTTGCTTACCATAAATCTTGCTTCAAGTGTTTTCACTGCAAAGGCACGTTAAAGGTGCTTATACCGTCTCAATATTTGCCGTACcctattttcttctcttgttcTGTTAATCCAGTCAAGAATGTAGCTGGCAATGCTTCAATTTGCAACTGTTAGGGTTGTCGTTCACTTGTTAGACATGGCATCAAAGACAAATTTACCCAAGTGGTTCGTCTTAGCTGTTAGGTAATGGATTGTTTAACAAATTGACCTGTTAAATATGTTTTCCTTCAATTGGAGTGTATGATAAGCAGCATTTGTTAGGACTCTTTCATATAAAAACCAGTAGTATATTATAGAGTGATTTTAGGGATAATCGCTCATGATCAACAGatgattttatatgtattttccCGGATTTTATTAGAGGGAAATATCCGCAGTATGTTCCCATTTTAAGATGGCTAGTAGATTATGTGTTTTTGGTTTGTGCTGATTAGATTGtgcaatttatgttttttcagcTAAGCAATTATTCATCAATGGAGGGTGTATTGTACTGTAAGCCTCACTTTGACCAGCTGTTTAAGGAGACCGGTAACTTCAACAAGAACTTTCAGTCGCGTATGCCTCTCATTCTCGCTGGgatcaatttcttttatttgatatccatatattttttatttgtttttaaattttcaattaatttggtTTTCAACAGCTGCAAAGTCAGCTGAGAAGTTAACTCCTGAACTGGTAAATGTTCCCTGCAAAGACTGTTTGTATTTGGcatttatttacttttagtGAATTTCATTTATGGACTGATGTGTTGCTGGTGCTGTCTCTGATCCTCTATTGATGTTCTGTTTTCAGACAAGGTCACCTAGCAAAGCTGCTGGTATGTTTTCAGGGACACAAGAGAAGTGTGCTACTTGCGGTAAAACTGCTTATCCGCTTGAGAAGGTAGGAGTCAGATATTTTGTGATATACAGGCATATAAGGTTGATTGATAGAACTCCTATCATTATTTTTGATTGCTTGGCTCGGTTGAGTTTTTCTCTGGTCGAATGAGGCTGTCTCGTTATGACTTGTTTATGGAGCCCATACAAATTAAACGTGAAGAGAAGTATTCTCACAAGAAGTTGGGGCTTATTTGACAAGTCAAAGCGGTGGGGCCACAGATTTCTGCAGTGTTTGGGAATGCGCAGTTGAAATTGCTTTTCcaaagaatttgaaattttttatttttttttgtttaatttttttttatgtttttagatggttttgatatgttgatgtcaaaaataatttttaaaaaataaaaaaaatattattttaatacatttctaacaAAAAAGCACACTGAACTTCTACCTCTACCGTTATCACACTTACAAACATTCTATCCTTTGATAGCTAGGAATGAAGATTCATGTAACTTCTTAATACATGACTTAAGCCTAGGCTATTTTATCCACATTAATTTGAACTTGATGAATTCAAGGAGGTTTCTTTTCAGCAgccagcttcttcttcttcttcttgtggaCATGGATTGAATAACTTGTGATGACAACAGCATTGATAGAATACATCTCCACATGTTGAAAGGCTGTGTCATCTTCATTGACTATTTTAAGTTGTTTAGCATCCAATAAATCACAActcctaaccctaaccctaaccctatcTACTAGCTTGGA is a window of Populus nigra chromosome 10, ddPopNigr1.1, whole genome shotgun sequence DNA encoding:
- the LOC133705093 gene encoding LIM domain-containing protein WLIM2b-like: MSFTGTQQKCKACEKTVYPMELLSADGVAYHKSCFKCFHCKGTLKLSNYSSMEGVLYCKPHFDQLFKETGNFNKNFQSPAKSAEKLTPELTRSPSKAAGMFSGTQEKCATCGKTAYPLEKVTVESQAYHKSCFKCSHGGCAITPSNYAALEGVLYCKHHFSQLFKEKGSYNHLIKCASMKRAAAPVPEA